From a region of the Nodosilinea sp. PGN35 genome:
- a CDS encoding penicillin-binding protein 2, producing MASSAYSTRRRRRRRPQLRPAIAFNPAATQVRILLVWGLLVLSLVAIAGRLVWLQLAQGDSLTSLAQQQRLTSPVQRQLRHSVIDRQGNVVAVDRVVYTLYAHPQLFDLSIPAMAATLSPLLDRPESVLIGQLSRQPTGIRMVDGLPEATVDRLRALRLNGLELEPHQQRFYPQQQLFAPIVGFVNFDGQPQAGLEIAYQDQLALVAAPETAPNTAPGESDLSLEVYGPPAPGDPAAATAADSAAVGGESGGSALPLADNVSLQLTLDSRLQRTAQHELQAVVDRHRAKRGTVMVMEAQSGEILALASVPTYDPNQYFKTDPEHLRTWAISDLYEPGSTFKPINIAIALEAGLITPDEVVNDSGQIQFGEWKIRNHDYATAGGRGPLSITDVLKYSSNVGMVRIMQKMSAADYFAWLQRLSLDRPTGIDLPAEAAGQMKDREHFVHSRVESATTSFGQGFSLSPIKMLQLQAILANGGKLVTPHVVSAMVTEDGTPVWTPPRPQPETIFSPQTTQHVLTMMEAVVDQGTGGTAKLPGYRIGGKTGTAQKAAASGGYGRGRVTSFVGILPIDSPRYVVLAIIDEPQGDDAYGSTVAAPLVKKVTEALVVLEGLPPSAGVATP from the coding sequence TAACCCAGCCGCAACCCAGGTCAGAATTCTGCTGGTGTGGGGATTGCTGGTGCTGTCGCTGGTGGCGATCGCAGGCCGTTTGGTCTGGCTACAGCTGGCCCAGGGCGACAGTCTGACCAGTTTGGCCCAGCAGCAGCGCCTGACATCCCCCGTACAGCGGCAGCTGCGGCACTCCGTCATCGACCGTCAGGGCAATGTGGTTGCCGTCGATCGCGTGGTGTACACCCTGTACGCCCATCCTCAGCTGTTTGACTTATCGATTCCAGCGATGGCCGCTACCCTCAGCCCGCTCTTAGACCGTCCTGAGTCGGTGCTGATTGGCCAGTTGAGCCGTCAGCCGACCGGCATTCGCATGGTTGATGGCCTGCCCGAGGCAACCGTCGATCGGCTGCGCGCTCTGCGCCTCAACGGCCTTGAGCTAGAGCCTCACCAGCAGCGCTTTTATCCCCAGCAGCAGTTGTTTGCTCCGATTGTCGGGTTTGTCAATTTTGACGGACAGCCCCAGGCCGGTTTAGAGATCGCCTACCAGGATCAGCTAGCCCTGGTCGCTGCTCCGGAGACAGCCCCAAACACTGCTCCTGGGGAGTCAGACCTGAGTTTAGAGGTCTACGGCCCCCCCGCCCCCGGTGACCCAGCGGCAGCTACGGCTGCCGATAGCGCTGCCGTCGGCGGAGAGAGCGGGGGCTCAGCGTTGCCCCTGGCCGACAATGTCAGTCTCCAGCTCACCCTCGACAGCCGCCTGCAGCGCACGGCCCAGCATGAACTTCAGGCTGTAGTCGATCGCCATCGGGCCAAGCGGGGCACCGTAATGGTAATGGAAGCCCAGAGCGGCGAAATACTGGCCCTGGCCAGTGTGCCTACCTACGATCCCAACCAGTATTTTAAGACCGATCCCGAGCATCTTAGAACCTGGGCCATCAGCGATCTCTACGAGCCGGGTTCGACCTTTAAGCCGATCAACATTGCGATCGCCCTCGAAGCCGGCCTGATAACCCCCGACGAAGTCGTCAACGACAGCGGTCAAATTCAGTTTGGCGAATGGAAGATTAGAAACCACGACTACGCCACCGCAGGCGGGCGAGGGCCGCTCTCAATCACCGACGTGCTGAAATACTCCAGCAACGTGGGCATGGTGCGCATTATGCAGAAAATGTCTGCCGCCGACTACTTTGCCTGGCTCCAGCGCCTCAGCCTCGATCGCCCCACCGGCATTGATCTGCCCGCCGAGGCCGCCGGCCAGATGAAAGACCGCGAGCACTTCGTCCACAGCCGGGTCGAGTCAGCTACCACATCCTTTGGGCAGGGGTTCTCGCTGTCGCCCATCAAAATGCTTCAGCTCCAGGCCATTCTGGCCAACGGAGGCAAGCTGGTTACCCCTCACGTGGTCAGCGCCATGGTCACGGAGGATGGCACCCCGGTATGGACGCCACCGCGACCCCAGCCTGAGACCATCTTTTCGCCTCAAACCACCCAGCATGTGCTCACCATGATGGAGGCTGTGGTCGATCAAGGTACCGGCGGTACCGCCAAGCTACCCGGCTACCGCATCGGCGGCAAAACCGGTACCGCTCAAAAAGCCGCTGCCTCAGGGGGCTATGGCCGAGGCCGCGTCACCAGCTTTGTGGGAATTTTGCCCATCGATTCCCCCCGCTACGTGGTGCTGGCGATCATCGATGAACCCCAGGGAGATGACGCCTACGGCTCGACCGTCGCGGCTCCTTTGGTCAAAAAGGTCACCGAAGCGCTGGTAGTGCTGGAGGGACTTCCCCCCAGCGCTGGCGTAGCTACCCCTTAA
- a CDS encoding metal ABC transporter solute-binding protein, Zn/Mn family → MNLCPRYGKQVAVLLLAGLGLIGCELGDRPSTSNGGDSPGLEVVATSTLIADWVTEVGGDQIELTSILQPGVDPHVYEPVPADTIAFEDADLIFYNGYNLEPNLIRLLNAAGVEARRVALAEVVPPLDLEQGTSTVPDPHVWGDVSNVVPMVETIRDQLIELAPDQAELFTANAAAYIDELNQLHDWIEAQTATIPPAQRQLVTTHDAFQYYASAYGLTVAGTLIGLSTEEQPSARTVQQLVSSIQGLGVPAIFAETTINPQLITTVADEAGVTLAPEALYSDSIGAPGSAGDSYLKMMAANTRAIVENLGGTAAESAF, encoded by the coding sequence ATGAATCTATGTCCACGGTATGGAAAACAGGTTGCCGTGTTATTGCTCGCAGGGTTGGGATTGATCGGCTGTGAGCTGGGCGATCGGCCATCTACTTCCAACGGCGGGGACAGCCCAGGGCTGGAGGTGGTGGCCACCAGCACTCTGATCGCCGACTGGGTCACTGAGGTGGGCGGCGATCAGATCGAGCTGACCAGCATTCTGCAGCCCGGTGTCGACCCCCACGTCTACGAGCCGGTGCCCGCCGACACCATTGCCTTTGAAGATGCCGACCTGATTTTCTACAACGGCTATAACCTAGAGCCCAACCTAATTCGGCTGCTCAATGCCGCTGGGGTCGAAGCCCGGCGGGTAGCCCTGGCAGAAGTGGTGCCCCCCCTCGACCTAGAACAGGGGACTAGCACCGTACCCGATCCCCACGTGTGGGGCGATGTGAGCAATGTGGTGCCGATGGTTGAAACCATCCGCGACCAGCTGATTGAGCTGGCCCCCGACCAGGCCGAGCTGTTTACCGCCAACGCCGCCGCCTACATTGACGAACTCAACCAGCTCCACGATTGGATTGAAGCCCAGACTGCCACAATTCCCCCGGCCCAGCGGCAGTTAGTTACTACCCACGATGCCTTTCAGTACTATGCCAGCGCCTATGGCCTCACTGTAGCCGGCACCCTGATTGGGCTCAGCACTGAGGAGCAGCCCAGCGCCCGCACGGTGCAGCAGCTGGTTTCGTCCATCCAAGGACTGGGAGTGCCTGCTATCTTTGCCGAAACCACCATCAATCCCCAGCTGATTACTACCGTGGCCGACGAGGCCGGGGTTACCCTGGCCCCAGAAGCACTCTACTCCGACTCCATTGGTGCTCCGGGCAGCGCTGGCGACAGCTACCTGAAGATGATGGCGGCCAACACGCGAGCGATTGTCGAAAACCTGGGAGGAACAGCGGCAGAATCGGCTTTTTAA
- a CDS encoding metal ABC transporter ATP-binding protein: MATTTPSITIDHLSVNYRDVQALRNVSLTLRPGKLIGIFGPNGAGKSTLLKAMLGLMPLVTGRITYGEDTLAHQLSRVAYVPQRSQIDWTFPATVWDVVMMGRVQKTGWFNRFSAVSRQIAQEALERVGMADFRDRPIGALSGGQQQRVFLARALAQEADIFCFDEPFVGVDQKTETVIFKIFRELATAGKIVMVVNHDLGESITNFDQLILLNKELIAAGPREWVLTRDNMTRAYGGYVGFFGHVA; encoded by the coding sequence ATGGCTACGACTACCCCCTCGATTACCATTGACCACCTCAGCGTCAACTACCGCGATGTGCAGGCTCTGCGCAACGTTAGTCTCACCCTGCGCCCTGGCAAACTGATTGGCATTTTTGGCCCCAACGGGGCGGGCAAAAGTACGCTACTCAAAGCTATGCTCGGCCTGATGCCGCTGGTGACTGGTCGCATCACCTACGGGGAAGACACCCTGGCCCATCAGCTCAGCCGGGTGGCCTACGTGCCCCAGCGATCGCAGATCGACTGGACTTTTCCCGCTACGGTGTGGGATGTAGTGATGATGGGCCGCGTGCAGAAAACCGGCTGGTTCAATCGGTTTTCCGCCGTCAGTCGCCAAATTGCTCAGGAGGCCCTAGAGCGGGTGGGCATGGCTGACTTTCGCGATCGCCCGATTGGTGCGCTTTCAGGAGGGCAGCAGCAGCGCGTGTTTTTGGCTCGCGCCCTGGCCCAGGAAGCCGATATTTTTTGCTTTGACGAACCCTTTGTTGGGGTTGACCAGAAGACCGAAACGGTGATTTTTAAGATTTTTCGCGAGCTGGCGACGGCGGGCAAAATCGTCATGGTAGTGAACCATGACCTGGGCGAGTCAATTACCAATTTTGATCAACTCATCCTGCTCAATAAAGAACTGATTGCCGCTGGCCCTCGCGAATGGGTACTCACCCGCGACAACATGACCCGCGCCTACGGTGGCTACGTGGGCTTCTTTGGCCATGTCGCCTGA
- a CDS encoding metal ABC transporter permease: MSPELAVLNGLMEPLQYAFMQRSLAVAIMVGIICSVVGSYLMVQRLALLGDAISHSVLPGLAIAFLLGVNIFIGAFVAGVISTVIIGWIPTRSPIKEDAAMGIVFSAFFALGITLITTIQKDNKIDLNHFLFGNILGVTAAEVRDTAIIAALVLLTVALLYKELLFYSFDPLGAQASGLPTGLLNAGLMVLIALTVVASMKVVGVILVLSLLIAPGATAYLLVSRLHQVMLVGAGVGVLSSVSGMYLSYYLNLPSGPAIVLVVSMLFALAFLFGPRYGVLVGSGR, encoded by the coding sequence ATGTCGCCTGAGCTAGCGGTGCTCAACGGGCTGATGGAACCGTTGCAGTACGCCTTTATGCAGCGATCGCTGGCGGTGGCGATTATGGTGGGGATCATTTGCTCGGTGGTGGGCAGCTACCTGATGGTGCAGCGCCTGGCGCTGCTGGGGGACGCCATTAGCCATTCGGTGCTGCCGGGGCTGGCGATTGCCTTTCTGCTGGGCGTCAATATTTTTATCGGTGCCTTTGTCGCCGGAGTGATCAGCACCGTGATTATCGGCTGGATTCCCACGCGATCGCCCATCAAAGAAGACGCCGCCATGGGCATTGTTTTCTCGGCTTTTTTTGCCCTGGGCATCACGCTGATCACCACTATTCAAAAAGACAACAAAATTGACCTCAACCATTTTCTGTTTGGCAATATTTTGGGCGTGACTGCCGCAGAAGTGCGCGACACCGCCATCATTGCTGCTCTGGTGCTGCTCACCGTGGCCCTGCTCTACAAGGAGCTGCTGTTCTACAGCTTTGACCCCCTGGGGGCCCAGGCCAGCGGCCTGCCTACGGGGCTGCTCAACGCCGGGCTGATGGTGCTGATTGCCCTCACCGTCGTGGCCAGCATGAAGGTGGTGGGCGTCATTTTAGTGCTGTCGCTTCTGATTGCGCCGGGGGCCACCGCTTACCTGCTGGTGTCCCGTCTGCACCAGGTGATGCTGGTTGGGGCGGGGGTGGGGGTGTTGTCGAGCGTCAGCGGCATGTATTTGAGCTATTACCTCAATCTGCCCTCTGGCCCGGCCATTGTGCTGGTGGTGTCAATGCTGTTTGCCCTGGCCTTCTTGTTTGGTCCCCGCTATGGGGTGTTGGTCGGGTCAGGACGGTGA
- a CDS encoding HetZ-related protein 2 yields the protein MVAADTIAEVWLSRLREDFPDQPQSICQSVVHWLLGESPERLATLAEPDLAIARQAIEYRYRILQQRYWDVNPEEGYQRLIKRLSGLFLVRNKIKTWISLSRDRRRTVVDVIQEVIQEMMRSDRHLAQQLQWIAACTQNSRLRNRLMLASIEEYCLRPIRNQPLIIYRFVNYLRRSQKGGMTQVPTGELIRLVSDEIAPNDSEDSLSLLDVEAWNQYQDEQNELEQQILRQQVKSSFVNYLSRNLDDTAARWLELHLNGLSQEQIAQALNLPVQQVYRLREKISYHAIRIFALREQPALVLGWLKTSLQEHNFGLTPAQWDGFWHNLSPEEQAILIAYKEEQPTDALARRLGLKSRQIQAQWVQLYLRAQELRMQAEL from the coding sequence ATGGTCGCGGCAGACACTATAGCCGAGGTTTGGTTATCCCGCTTGCGGGAGGACTTTCCCGATCAGCCTCAATCCATCTGCCAAAGTGTCGTTCACTGGCTGCTGGGGGAGTCGCCGGAACGGTTGGCGACCTTGGCTGAGCCAGACCTGGCGATCGCCCGTCAGGCCATTGAGTACCGCTACCGCATTTTGCAGCAGCGCTACTGGGATGTGAACCCAGAGGAGGGCTATCAGCGGCTGATCAAGCGGCTCAGCGGTCTGTTTTTGGTTCGCAACAAGATCAAAACCTGGATTTCGCTGAGCCGCGATCGCCGCCGCACGGTGGTGGATGTGATTCAGGAAGTGATTCAAGAAATGATGCGCAGCGATCGCCACCTGGCGCAGCAACTCCAGTGGATCGCAGCCTGTACCCAAAACTCCCGCCTGCGCAACCGACTGATGCTGGCCAGCATCGAGGAATACTGCCTGCGCCCGATTCGCAACCAGCCCCTGATTATCTATCGCTTCGTCAACTACCTGCGCCGCAGCCAGAAGGGCGGCATGACCCAGGTACCCACGGGCGAACTGATTCGCCTGGTCTCTGACGAGATTGCCCCCAACGACAGCGAAGACTCCCTCAGCCTGCTGGACGTGGAGGCTTGGAACCAGTACCAGGATGAGCAAAACGAGCTAGAGCAGCAAATCCTGCGCCAGCAGGTCAAGAGCTCCTTTGTAAACTACCTGAGCCGCAATTTGGACGACACGGCGGCCAGGTGGCTGGAGCTGCACCTCAACGGTCTCTCCCAAGAGCAGATCGCCCAGGCGCTCAATTTACCCGTGCAGCAGGTCTATCGCCTGCGCGAAAAAATTAGCTACCACGCGATCCGAATTTTTGCCCTCAGGGAGCAGCCTGCCCTGGTGTTGGGCTGGCTTAAAACCTCGCTGCAAGAGCACAACTTTGGCCTCACCCCCGCTCAGTGGGATGGCTTTTGGCATAACCTCTCGCCCGAGGAGCAGGCTATTTTGATCGCCTATAAAGAGGAGCAACCCACCGATGCCCTGGCCCGCCGCCTGGGGTTGAAGAGCCGTCAAATCCAGGCCCAGTGGGTACAGCTATACCTGCGAGCCCAGGAGCTGCGCATGCAGGCAGAGCTGTAG
- a CDS encoding sugar transferase: MLSLLPDSSGSVYPETSASIIHPSARCLIKRSIDILGALVGLAILACVTVPVALAIALDSPGPIFYAQTRYGLKGKPFTIWKFRSMVENADALKQTVSNQAQGLIFKNENDPRITRVGRILRKTSLDEFPQFWNVLKGDMSLVGTRPPTEDEVSRYSSHHWRRLDVKPGITGQWQISGRSAIKDFEEIVHLDLQYQAIWSPWYDLQVILKTITILLDRRGAY; the protein is encoded by the coding sequence ATGCTATCTCTCCTTCCAGACAGTTCTGGCAGTGTTTACCCAGAAACTTCCGCATCTATTATTCATCCCTCGGCCCGGTGTCTGATCAAACGCTCTATAGATATTTTGGGTGCCCTGGTAGGGCTAGCCATACTGGCTTGCGTCACAGTTCCTGTGGCTCTGGCCATTGCTCTAGACAGCCCTGGCCCAATCTTCTACGCCCAGACCCGCTACGGCCTCAAGGGCAAGCCGTTCACCATCTGGAAGTTTCGCTCCATGGTGGAAAATGCCGACGCCCTCAAGCAAACGGTGTCCAATCAGGCCCAGGGACTGATCTTCAAAAACGAAAACGACCCCCGGATTACTCGGGTGGGGCGCATTCTGCGTAAGACGAGCCTAGATGAGTTTCCACAGTTTTGGAATGTGCTCAAAGGCGACATGAGCCTGGTTGGCACTCGCCCTCCCACCGAAGATGAGGTCTCCCGCTACAGTTCTCACCACTGGCGAAGACTCGACGTCAAGCCCGGCATTACTGGCCAGTGGCAAATTAGTGGGCGATCGGCCATCAAAGACTTTGAGGAAATTGTTCACCTCGATTTGCAGTATCAGGCCATTTGGTCACCCTGGTATGACCTTCAGGTCATTCTCAAAACCATCACGATCCTGCTCGATCGCAGAGGGGCCTACTAG
- the proB gene encoding glutamate 5-kinase, whose translation MSPVQTLVVKIGTSSLTGTTPGQFALSTLAALVETLCILRQQGHQVVLVSSGAVGIGCRRLKLTERPKTLAMKQAVAAVGQGRLMRIYDDLFSALNQPIAQVLLTRSDLAQRSRYVNSYRTFRQLLQLGVIPIVNENDTVAIEELKFGDNDTLSALVASLIGAQWLFLLTDVDRLYSADPRSNPEAQPIVAIEGLAEIQALKAVAGGQGSAWGTGGMLTKLEAAQIATAAGVRTVITDGRQPHNVVKALDGEAVGTQFAPSPRPSRARKRWIAAGLAPAGRLYLDAGATRAILQGGKSLLAAGITRLEGDFEAQDAVVICGASGEDIARGIINYSAQDLSQILGRRSEDIPAILGYAGADTVIHRDNLVIATDTESATDHSVHRPQ comes from the coding sequence GTGAGCCCAGTTCAAACCCTGGTGGTTAAAATCGGTACTTCGAGTCTGACCGGCACTACGCCGGGGCAGTTTGCCCTGTCTACTCTGGCGGCTCTAGTCGAAACTCTCTGCATCCTTCGTCAGCAGGGACATCAGGTAGTGCTGGTGTCGTCCGGGGCGGTGGGCATTGGCTGCCGCCGGCTCAAACTGACCGAGCGGCCCAAGACCCTGGCGATGAAGCAGGCGGTGGCGGCGGTGGGGCAGGGGCGACTGATGCGGATCTACGACGACCTGTTTTCGGCGCTAAATCAGCCCATTGCTCAGGTTTTGCTGACTCGCAGCGACCTCGCTCAGCGATCGCGCTACGTCAACAGCTACCGTACCTTCCGCCAGCTGCTGCAGCTGGGGGTAATCCCCATCGTCAACGAGAATGACACCGTTGCCATCGAAGAACTCAAGTTTGGCGACAATGATACCCTTTCCGCCCTGGTCGCCAGTCTGATTGGAGCCCAGTGGCTATTTCTGCTCACCGATGTCGATCGCCTATACTCTGCCGATCCCCGCTCCAACCCCGAAGCCCAGCCAATTGTTGCCATCGAAGGTCTAGCCGAAATTCAGGCGCTCAAGGCCGTAGCCGGGGGCCAGGGTTCGGCCTGGGGTACCGGCGGTATGTTGACCAAGCTAGAAGCGGCTCAAATTGCCACAGCGGCGGGGGTACGCACCGTGATTACCGATGGTCGCCAGCCCCACAATGTAGTCAAAGCCCTAGATGGAGAAGCGGTTGGCACCCAGTTTGCCCCCTCACCCCGGCCCAGTCGCGCCCGCAAGCGATGGATTGCCGCTGGCCTTGCCCCAGCGGGTCGCCTTTACCTGGATGCGGGCGCAACCCGTGCTATTTTGCAGGGCGGCAAGTCGCTGCTGGCCGCTGGCATTACCCGCCTGGAAGGAGACTTCGAAGCCCAGGATGCGGTGGTGATCTGCGGGGCTAGTGGCGAAGACATTGCCAGGGGCATAATTAATTACAGTGCCCAAGACCTGAGCCAAATCTTGGGCCGTCGCTCTGAAGATATCCCCGCAATTTTGGGCTACGCCGGGGCTGACACCGTCATCCATCGCGATAACCTGGTGATCGCTACAGATACCGAGAGCGCCACTGATCACAGCGTTCACAGGCCCCAGTAG
- a CDS encoding YqeG family HAD IIIA-type phosphatase: MSFSRLLQPDLVLDGSVLTISPELLAQHKLKGLILDVDDTLVPLRQAETNPDLAHWMHQIKAVAAVWLVSNNVNAHRISRIASLLDVPYLTSAGKPSGRKLKLALAAMDLPVNQVAMVGDRLFTDVLAGNRVGLFTILVAPMPGLNQVVRTSPLRSLEVLISQYFGVTL; the protein is encoded by the coding sequence ATGTCCTTTTCTCGCCTGCTGCAACCCGATCTAGTGCTGGACGGCAGCGTCCTGACGATTTCCCCTGAGCTGCTGGCTCAGCACAAGCTGAAGGGGCTGATTTTAGACGTAGACGATACGCTGGTGCCCCTGCGTCAGGCCGAAACCAACCCCGACCTGGCCCACTGGATGCATCAGATCAAGGCCGTCGCAGCGGTGTGGCTGGTGAGCAACAACGTCAATGCCCACCGCATTAGTCGCATCGCATCGCTGCTGGATGTGCCTTACCTGACCAGCGCGGGTAAGCCTTCTGGGCGCAAGCTCAAGCTAGCCCTAGCAGCCATGGACTTGCCAGTCAACCAGGTTGCTATGGTGGGCGATCGCCTGTTCACAGATGTTTTGGCAGGCAACCGGGTGGGTCTGTTTACCATCCTGGTTGCTCCCATGCCGGGTCTCAATCAAGTGGTGCGCACGTCACCGCTGCGCTCCCTTGAGGTGCTGATCTCTCAATATTTTGGGGTCACCCTGTAG
- the mltG gene encoding endolytic transglycosylase MltG, with protein MAKGSRWVRWSFLGLLLPLATGVAAWQGWAWWSWANQPVSENAPEAVPQTVQIQIPPGTPGQQIGQDLEAAGLIRSALAWKLWSRWQTWQDAEGGFQAGTYALSPTDSMTAIADVIRSGRVVQTSFTIPEGWNRRQMALYFEAEGFFSADAFLAATERVPRDSYPWLPEGLPHLEGFLFPDTYQLPAEDVTAEAVVDAMLARFETVGLPVYQQATTDLTLLEWATLASIVEKEAVVADERGIIAGVFTNRLEQNIPLGADPTVEYGLGIVQTPEQPLTWTQVGTPSPYNTYINPGLPPTPIASAGQASLEATLSPDTTDYLFFVARYDGTHVFSRTLAEHEAARDAIRAAIDN; from the coding sequence ATGGCTAAAGGTTCACGCTGGGTTCGGTGGAGTTTTTTAGGGCTGCTGCTGCCGCTGGCCACAGGGGTGGCGGCTTGGCAGGGCTGGGCCTGGTGGAGCTGGGCCAACCAACCCGTCAGCGAAAACGCTCCTGAAGCCGTTCCACAAACGGTGCAAATACAAATTCCGCCAGGAACTCCGGGCCAGCAGATTGGCCAAGATCTAGAAGCAGCGGGTTTGATTCGCTCAGCCTTGGCCTGGAAGCTGTGGTCACGCTGGCAGACCTGGCAAGATGCCGAGGGAGGGTTTCAGGCGGGTACCTATGCCCTGAGCCCTACCGATTCGATGACGGCGATCGCCGACGTCATCCGCAGTGGCAGGGTAGTACAGACATCTTTCACCATTCCCGAGGGCTGGAACCGCCGCCAGATGGCCCTCTACTTTGAGGCAGAGGGGTTTTTCTCGGCGGACGCGTTTTTGGCAGCCACGGAGCGGGTTCCCAGAGACAGCTATCCCTGGTTGCCAGAGGGGCTGCCTCACTTAGAGGGGTTTTTGTTTCCCGATACCTACCAGCTGCCCGCCGAAGACGTAACCGCTGAGGCGGTAGTTGACGCTATGCTAGCTCGATTTGAGACGGTGGGCCTGCCGGTGTACCAGCAGGCAACCACTGACTTGACGCTGCTAGAGTGGGCTACGTTGGCCAGCATCGTCGAAAAAGAAGCCGTCGTTGCCGATGAGCGCGGCATTATCGCCGGGGTATTTACCAATCGGCTGGAGCAAAACATTCCTCTGGGAGCTGATCCTACGGTGGAGTATGGCCTGGGCATTGTGCAAACCCCAGAGCAGCCCTTGACCTGGACCCAGGTGGGCACACCCTCGCCCTACAACACCTATATCAACCCAGGGCTACCGCCAACTCCCATTGCCAGTGCTGGCCAAGCCAGCCTAGAGGCAACCCTGTCCCCCGACACGACCGACTATCTGTTTTTCGTGGCCCGCTACGATGGCACCCATGTGTTCAGCCGCACCCTGGCCGAGCATGAAGCGGCCCGCGACGCCATTCGTGCGGCGATCGACAACTAG
- a CDS encoding DUF3727 domain-containing protein gives MADNTQPIDESAVVLTDDVGRFLPCQVEQSFQLNGREYLLLLPIDAPIELFVWQQDDDDDDVLMDVEDEEIDQVFLTAKAVLAEQNLTLQRTAITLTAAGELPEAEEENCLTLELDDLDEDGNPVTEEFQILATCFYDDEEYTLCTPLDPLLIFAHRTSDGSLEVVTPEEFQTIRGGLEEKLFDLLE, from the coding sequence ATGGCGGATAACACCCAACCCATTGACGAGTCAGCCGTAGTTCTCACCGACGATGTCGGGCGGTTTTTGCCCTGCCAGGTAGAGCAGAGCTTTCAGCTCAACGGTCGCGAATACCTGCTGTTGCTGCCGATAGATGCCCCCATTGAGCTGTTTGTTTGGCAGCAAGACGACGACGATGACGATGTCTTAATGGATGTGGAAGACGAAGAGATCGATCAAGTTTTTCTCACGGCTAAGGCTGTGTTGGCCGAGCAAAACTTGACGCTTCAGCGCACCGCGATTACCCTGACGGCGGCGGGAGAACTGCCCGAAGCCGAAGAGGAAAACTGCCTCACCCTAGAGCTGGACGATCTCGACGAGGACGGCAACCCTGTTACCGAAGAATTTCAAATTTTGGCAACTTGCTTCTATGACGACGAAGAGTACACCCTCTGCACGCCCCTCGATCCGCTGCTAATTTTTGCCCACCGCACCAGCGATGGCTCCCTGGAGGTAGTGACTCCGGAGGAATTTCAAACCATTCGCGGCGGTTTAGAAGAAAAACTCTTTGATCTATTAGAGTAG
- the ruvX gene encoding Holliday junction resolvase RuvX, whose protein sequence is MARISALGLDIGRRRVGVAGCDGTGLIATGLTTLRRRSFQELVSDLQHLVDLRRAQVLVVGLPLTMDGNEGFQARQVRKVAEGLSQSLGLPVVYVDERLSSVEAEHLMRTAGHSVAQEKALIDRKAAAIILQRWLDERRLS, encoded by the coding sequence ATGGCGCGGATTTCGGCCCTGGGGTTAGACATCGGTCGGCGTCGCGTTGGGGTTGCAGGCTGTGATGGCACCGGCCTGATTGCTACGGGGCTGACCACGCTCCGGCGGCGATCGTTTCAGGAACTGGTGAGCGATCTTCAGCACCTGGTTGACCTGCGTCGGGCTCAAGTCCTGGTCGTAGGCCTGCCCCTCACTATGGACGGCAATGAGGGCTTTCAGGCTCGCCAGGTGCGCAAGGTCGCTGAAGGTCTCAGCCAGAGTCTGGGCCTGCCTGTGGTGTACGTTGACGAGCGCCTCAGCTCGGTGGAAGCCGAACATCTCATGCGTACCGCCGGGCATTCTGTGGCTCAGGAAAAAGCATTGATTGACCGCAAAGCAGCCGCTATCATCCTGCAGCGCTGGCTAGACGAACGCCGCCTATCGTAA